In Pseudomonas sp. ADAK18, a single window of DNA contains:
- the ileS gene encoding isoleucine--tRNA ligase — protein sequence MTDYKATLNLPDTAFPMKAGLPQREPQILQRWDSIGLYGKLREIGKDRPKFVLHDGPPYANGTIHIGHALNKILKDMIIRSKTLSGFDAPYVPGWDCHGLPIEHKVEVTYGKNLGADKTRELCRAYATEQIEGQKSEFIRLGVLGDWANPYKTMDFKNEAGEIRALAEIVKGGFVFKGLKPVNWCFDCGSALAEAEVEYEDKKSSTIDVAFPIADEAKLAQAFGLASLAKPASIVIWTTTPWTIPANQALNVHPEFTYALVDVGDKLLVLAEEMVESCLSRYNLQGSVIATTTGSALELINFRHPFYDRLSPVYLADYVELGAGTGVVHSSPAYGVDDFVTCKAYGMVNDDILNPVQSNGVYAPSLEFFGGQFIFKANPAIIDKLSEVGALLHTETISHSYMHCWRHKTPLIYRATAQWFIGMDKEPTSGETLRKRALKAIEDTQFVPAWGQARLHSMIANRPDWCISRQRNWGVPIPFFLNKESGELHPRTVELMEVVAQRVEQEGIEAWFKLDAAELLGDEAPLYDKISDTLDVWFDSGTTHWHVLRGSHPMGHETGPRADLYLEGSDQHRGWFHSSLLTGCAIDDHAPYRELLTHGFTVDENGRKMSKSLGNVIAPQKVNDTLGADIMRLWVASTDYSGEMAVSEQILQRSADAYRRIRNTARFMLSNLTGFNPATDILPAEDMLALDRWAVDRTLLLQRELQEHYGEYRFWNVYSKIHNFCVQELGGFYLDIIKDRQYTTGANSKARRSAQTALYHISEALVRWIAPILAFTADELWEYLPGERNESVMLNTWYEGLTELPADFELGREYWEGVMAVKVAVNKELENQRAAKAVGGNLQAEVTLFAEEGLTADLAKLSNELRFVLITSTASLAPFVQAPADAVATEVPGLKLKVVKSAFAKCARCWHCREDVGVNPEHPEICGRCVDNISGAGEVRHYA from the coding sequence ATGACCGACTATAAAGCCACGCTAAACCTTCCGGACACCGCCTTCCCAATGAAGGCCGGCCTGCCACAGCGCGAACCGCAGATTCTGCAGCGCTGGGACAGTATTGGCCTGTACGGAAAGTTGCGCGAGATTGGCAAGGATCGTCCGAAATTCGTCCTGCACGACGGCCCTCCTTATGCCAACGGCACGATTCACATCGGTCATGCACTGAACAAAATTCTGAAGGACATGATTATCCGCTCGAAAACCCTTTCGGGTTTCGACGCGCCTTATGTCCCGGGTTGGGACTGCCACGGTCTGCCGATCGAACACAAAGTCGAAGTGACCTACGGCAAGAACCTGGGCGCCGACAAAACTCGCGAGTTGTGCCGTGCGTATGCCACCGAGCAGATCGAAGGGCAGAAGTCCGAATTCATCCGTCTGGGTGTGTTGGGCGATTGGGCCAACCCGTACAAGACCATGGACTTCAAGAACGAGGCCGGTGAAATCCGTGCCTTGGCCGAAATCGTCAAGGGCGGTTTCGTGTTCAAGGGCTTGAAACCTGTGAACTGGTGCTTTGACTGCGGTTCGGCCCTGGCTGAAGCGGAAGTGGAATACGAAGACAAGAAGTCCTCAACCATCGACGTGGCCTTCCCGATCGCTGACGAAGCCAAGCTGGCGCAAGCCTTCGGTCTGGCGAGCTTGGCCAAGCCAGCCTCCATCGTGATCTGGACCACCACCCCGTGGACCATCCCGGCCAACCAGGCGCTGAACGTACATCCGGAATTCACCTATGCCCTGGTGGATGTCGGTGACAAGCTGCTGGTACTGGCAGAAGAGATGGTTGAGTCGTGCCTGAGCCGCTACAACCTGCAAGGTTCGGTGATTGCGACCACCACCGGCTCGGCCCTGGAGCTGATCAACTTCCGCCATCCGTTCTACGACCGTTTGTCGCCGGTGTACCTGGCTGATTACGTCGAACTGGGTGCTGGTACCGGTGTGGTTCACTCCTCGCCTGCCTATGGCGTGGACGACTTTGTGACCTGCAAGGCTTATGGCATGGTCAACGATGACATCCTCAACCCGGTGCAAAGCAATGGCGTGTACGCGCCATCGCTGGAGTTCTTCGGTGGCCAGTTCATCTTCAAGGCCAACCCGGCGATCATCGACAAATTGTCGGAAGTCGGCGCGTTGTTGCACACCGAAACCATTAGCCACAGCTACATGCACTGCTGGCGCCACAAGACCCCGTTGATCTACCGCGCTACCGCGCAGTGGTTTATCGGCATGGACAAAGAGCCGACCAGCGGCGAAACCCTGCGCAAACGCGCGCTCAAGGCCATCGAAGATACCCAGTTTGTCCCGGCCTGGGGCCAAGCGCGCCTGCACTCGATGATCGCCAACCGTCCGGACTGGTGCATTTCCCGCCAGCGCAACTGGGGTGTGCCGATCCCGTTCTTCCTGAACAAGGAAAGCGGCGAACTGCACCCGCGCACCGTCGAATTGATGGAAGTTGTGGCCCAGCGTGTTGAACAGGAAGGCATCGAAGCCTGGTTCAAGTTGGACGCTGCCGAGCTGCTCGGCGACGAAGCGCCGCTGTACGACAAAATCAGTGACACCCTCGACGTCTGGTTCGACTCGGGTACCACGCATTGGCACGTACTGCGCGGTTCGCACCCAATGGGCCACGAAACCGGTCCTCGCGCCGACCTGTACCTGGAAGGTTCGGATCAACACCGCGGCTGGTTCCACTCGTCCTTGTTGACCGGTTGCGCCATCGACGATCACGCACCGTACCGCGAACTGCTGACCCACGGTTTCACCGTCGACGAAAACGGCCGCAAGATGTCCAAGTCCCTAGGCAACGTGATCGCTCCGCAAAAGGTCAACGACACGCTCGGTGCCGACATCATGCGCTTGTGGGTCGCCTCTACCGATTACTCGGGCGAGATGGCCGTGTCCGAGCAGATCCTGCAGCGTAGCGCTGACGCCTACCGCCGTATCCGTAACACCGCACGTTTCATGCTGTCGAACCTGACCGGCTTCAACCCGGCCACTGACATCCTGCCGGCCGAGGACATGCTCGCCCTGGATCGTTGGGCCGTGGACCGTACCTTGTTGCTGCAGCGCGAGTTGCAAGAGCACTACGGCGAATACCGTTTCTGGAACGTCTACTCGAAGATCCATAACTTCTGCGTGCAGGAGTTGGGTGGTTTCTACCTCGACATCATCAAGGACCGCCAGTACACCACCGGCGCCAACAGCAAGGCCCGCCGTTCGGCGCAGACCGCGCTGTATCACATCTCCGAAGCGCTGGTGCGCTGGATTGCTCCGATCCTGGCTTTCACCGCAGATGAGCTGTGGGAATACCTGCCGGGTGAGCGTAACGAGTCCGTCATGCTCAATACCTGGTACGAAGGCCTGACCGAACTGCCGGCTGACTTCGAGCTGGGGCGCGAGTACTGGGAAGGCGTGATGGCCGTCAAGGTCGCCGTGAACAAGGAGCTGGAGAACCAGCGTGCGGCCAAGGCCGTTGGCGGCAACCTGCAGGCCGAAGTTACGTTGTTTGCTGAGGAGGGCCTGACCGCCGACCTGGCCAAGTTGAGTAATGAGCTGCGCTTTGTCTTGATCACTTCGACTGCCAGCCTGGCGCCATTCGTCCAGGCTCCGGCCGATGCGGTGGCTACCGAAGTGCCGGGCCTGAAGCTCAAAGTGGTCAAGTCGGCCTTCGCCAAGTGCGCCCGCTGCTGGCACTGCCGTGAAGACGTTGGCGTGAATCCTGAGCACCCGGAAATCTGCGGTCGTTGCGTCGACAACATCAGCGGCGCTGGCGAGGTTCGTCACTATGCCTAA
- a CDS encoding GspH/FimT family pseudopilin, with amino-acid sequence MKQYGFTLIELLFGLILSGFLAQLAMPSFKGLLESQRRQSAAESLVGGLRYARTEAIARNRPVIIHALDDDWSLGWRVILDLSGRGHLDNSNPVLLERQDTGQVPIVGNTPVRTQIRFSGLGEPLLSAGGFRAGTVHVCATDQPLSVHQVVLAPTGRISLRNDKTEQALCRSYTGTLGLRAASEPAAPWAWRK; translated from the coding sequence ATGAAACAGTATGGTTTTACGTTGATCGAACTACTGTTCGGCCTGATCCTCAGCGGTTTCCTGGCTCAATTGGCCATGCCCAGTTTCAAGGGGCTGCTTGAGTCACAGCGCCGTCAGAGCGCCGCCGAGTCTTTGGTCGGAGGACTGCGCTACGCCCGAACCGAAGCCATCGCGCGCAACCGCCCGGTCATCATCCATGCGTTGGACGATGACTGGAGCCTGGGATGGAGGGTCATACTCGACCTGAGCGGCCGCGGCCATCTGGACAATAGCAATCCAGTGCTACTGGAGCGACAGGACACCGGGCAGGTACCGATTGTGGGCAATACGCCGGTGAGGACCCAGATACGCTTTAGCGGACTGGGCGAACCATTGCTGTCAGCAGGAGGTTTTCGAGCCGGCACTGTGCACGTTTGCGCAACAGACCAGCCACTGAGCGTGCACCAAGTGGTGCTGGCGCCCACCGGCCGCATCAGCCTGCGCAATGACAAGACCGAACAGGCGCTATGCCGGAGTTACACCGGCACGCTGGGCCTTAGAGCAGCGAGCGAACCCGCAGCTCCTTGGGCATGGAGAAAGTGA
- the ispH gene encoding 4-hydroxy-3-methylbut-2-enyl diphosphate reductase, producing the protein MQIKLANPRGFCAGVDRAIEIVNRALEVFGPPIYVRHEVVHNKFVVEDLRARGAIFVEELDQVPDDVIVIFSAHGVSQAVRTEAAGRGLKVFDATCPLVTKVHIEVARYSRDGRECILIGHAGHPEVEGTMGQYDASNGGAIYLVEDEKDVAALQVHNPEKLAFVTQTTLSMDDTSRVIDALRTRFPAIGGPRKDDICYATQNRQDAVKQLADECDVVLVVGSPNSSNSNRLRELAERMATPAYLIDGAEDLQRSWFDGVERIGITAGASAPEVLVRGVIQQLQAWGATGADELAGREENITFSMPKELRVRSLL; encoded by the coding sequence ATGCAAATCAAACTCGCCAATCCCCGTGGCTTCTGCGCCGGCGTGGACCGGGCGATCGAAATCGTCAACCGCGCCCTGGAAGTCTTCGGGCCGCCGATTTACGTGCGTCATGAAGTGGTCCACAACAAATTCGTGGTTGAGGACTTGCGGGCTCGCGGCGCTATTTTCGTCGAAGAGCTGGATCAAGTGCCGGATGATGTCATTGTCATCTTCAGTGCTCACGGTGTTTCCCAGGCTGTGCGTACCGAAGCGGCCGGCCGTGGCTTGAAAGTGTTCGACGCCACCTGTCCGCTGGTGACCAAGGTTCACATCGAAGTTGCACGCTACAGCCGTGACGGTCGTGAGTGCATCCTGATCGGCCACGCCGGTCATCCGGAAGTCGAAGGCACCATGGGTCAGTACGATGCCAGCAATGGCGGTGCGATCTATCTGGTGGAAGACGAAAAAGATGTGGCCGCACTTCAAGTGCACAATCCGGAGAAGCTGGCCTTTGTCACCCAGACCACCTTGTCCATGGACGATACCAGCCGTGTCATCGATGCCTTGCGCACGCGCTTCCCGGCGATTGGTGGGCCACGCAAGGACGATATTTGCTACGCCACGCAAAACCGCCAGGACGCCGTCAAGCAATTGGCCGACGAGTGCGATGTGGTGCTGGTGGTCGGTAGTCCCAACAGCTCCAACTCCAACCGTCTGCGGGAGCTGGCCGAGCGTATGGCTACCCCGGCCTACCTGATCGATGGTGCTGAAGACTTGCAACGCAGCTGGTTCGATGGCGTCGAGCGTATCGGCATCACTGCTGGCGCTTCGGCCCCGGAAGTGTTGGTGCGTGGTGTGATTCAGCAACTGCAAGCCTGGGGCGCCACCGGCGCGGATGAGTTGGCCGGTCGTGAAGAAAACATCACTTTCTCCATGCCCAAGGAGCTGCGGGTTCGCTCGCTGCTCTAA
- the pilV gene encoding type IV pilus modification protein PilV, whose amino-acid sequence MHACPMTSYAQPSPASQVGMTLIEVLVSVLILAVGLLGAALIQLKALKYTDSSRMTSQASFIAYDMLDRIRANSGVDYSWGQLESAPANTVMASVRDLDLHDFEANILGFAGESAKGSVSINRREVTVSISWDDSRGTNASGARETFTLTSRVAVDPKALQ is encoded by the coding sequence ATGCACGCCTGCCCAATGACGTCTTACGCCCAACCCTCCCCAGCATCGCAGGTCGGTATGACCTTGATCGAGGTCCTGGTTTCGGTGTTGATCCTCGCCGTTGGATTGCTGGGAGCGGCGCTGATCCAACTCAAGGCCTTGAAGTACACCGACAGCTCAAGGATGACCAGCCAGGCCAGCTTTATCGCCTATGACATGCTGGACCGGATTCGCGCCAATTCGGGAGTCGACTATTCATGGGGGCAGCTGGAAAGTGCTCCTGCCAATACCGTGATGGCCAGTGTTCGTGACCTCGACCTGCATGATTTTGAGGCCAATATCCTCGGGTTTGCTGGTGAAAGCGCCAAAGGTTCGGTCTCCATCAATCGGCGAGAGGTGACCGTCAGTATCAGTTGGGACGACTCCCGGGGGACGAATGCCAGCGGCGCCCGAGAAACGTTCACGCTGACCAGTCGTGTTGCAGTCGACCCGAAGGCGTTGCAATGA
- a CDS encoding peptidylprolyl isomerase: MAEQRIGQNTEVTLHFALRLENGDTVDSTFDKAPATFKVGDGNLLPGFEAALFGFKAGDKRNLQILPENAFGQPNPQNVQIIPRSQFQDMELSEGLLVIFNDAANTELPGVVKIFDDAQVTIDFNHPLAGKTLTFDVEIIDVKAI, from the coding sequence TTGGCTGAGCAACGCATCGGCCAGAACACGGAAGTCACCTTGCATTTCGCACTGCGCCTGGAGAACGGTGACACGGTCGACAGCACCTTCGACAAGGCCCCGGCGACCTTTAAGGTCGGCGATGGCAACCTGCTACCGGGTTTCGAAGCGGCACTGTTCGGTTTCAAGGCTGGCGACAAACGCAACCTGCAGATCCTGCCGGAAAACGCTTTTGGTCAGCCAAATCCGCAAAACGTACAGATCATCCCGCGTTCGCAGTTCCAGGATATGGAGTTGTCGGAAGGCCTGTTGGTGATTTTCAACGATGCGGCGAATACCGAGCTGCCGGGTGTGGTCAAAATCTTTGACGACGCCCAGGTGACCATCGACTTCAACCATCCGTTGGCCGGTAAAACCTTGACCTTTGATGTTGAAATCATCGACGTTAAAGCTATCTAA
- the ribF gene encoding bifunctional riboflavin kinase/FAD synthetase — protein sequence MQLVRGLHNLRPEHRGCVATIGNFDGVHRGHQAILARLRERAVELGVPSCVVIFEPQPREFFTPETAPARLARLRDKLQLLAEEGVDRVLCLAFNQRLRSLSAAEFVDRILVDGLGVQHLEVGDDFRFGCDRIGGFDFLQQAGVTQGFTVEAAQTVELDGLRVSSTQVRNALAAADFDLAERLLGRPFRIAGRVLHGQKLARQLGTPTANVQLKRRRVPLTGVYLVSVDIDGQSWPGVANIGVRPTVAGDGKAHLEVHLLDFAGDLYDRRLTVVFHQKLREEQRFASLEALKTAINADVAAARALAAPSAHR from the coding sequence ATGCAGCTGGTTCGAGGTCTCCACAACCTGCGCCCTGAGCATCGGGGCTGCGTCGCCACTATTGGCAACTTTGACGGTGTTCACCGTGGTCACCAGGCTATCCTGGCCCGGCTGCGTGAGCGTGCGGTTGAGTTGGGCGTGCCCAGCTGCGTGGTGATTTTTGAGCCACAACCCCGTGAATTCTTCACCCCGGAGACAGCGCCGGCACGTTTGGCGCGCTTGCGAGACAAGTTGCAGTTGCTGGCAGAAGAGGGCGTGGACCGTGTCTTGTGCCTGGCCTTCAACCAACGTTTGCGCAGTCTCAGTGCCGCCGAGTTCGTTGACCGCATTTTGGTGGATGGCCTTGGTGTGCAGCACTTGGAGGTCGGTGACGACTTCCGCTTTGGCTGTGACCGGATAGGAGGCTTTGACTTCCTGCAACAGGCCGGCGTGACTCAAGGTTTTACTGTCGAAGCCGCGCAAACCGTCGAACTGGACGGCCTGCGCGTGAGCAGTACCCAGGTGCGTAATGCACTGGCCGCTGCCGACTTCGACTTGGCCGAGCGTTTGCTCGGTCGCCCGTTCCGGATTGCCGGGCGGGTTTTGCACGGTCAGAAGCTGGCGCGCCAATTGGGCACGCCAACGGCCAACGTGCAACTCAAGCGCCGTCGCGTGCCACTGACTGGGGTTTACCTGGTGAGTGTCGACATCGACGGCCAATCGTGGCCAGGAGTCGCCAATATAGGCGTCAGACCCACGGTTGCAGGTGATGGCAAGGCCCACCTGGAGGTTCACCTTTTGGATTTTGCCGGGGATTTGTATGACCGGCGTTTGACGGTGGTTTTCCACCAAAAGCTGCGTGAAGAGCAGCGTTTCGCCTCTCTGGAGGCGTTGAAAACGGCGATCAATGCGGATGTCGCCGCCGCCCGTGCACTAGCCGCACCTAGCGCCCATCGCTAA
- the lspA gene encoding signal peptidase II — translation MPNAAGRFGRLGWLVLSVLVLVIDQLSKAHFEGSLSMYQQIVVIPDYFSWTLAYNTGAAFSFLADSSGWQRWLFALIAVVVSAVLVVWLKRLGRNDTWLAVALALVLGGALGNLYDRIALGHVIDFILVHWQNRWYFPAFNFADSAITVGAIMLALDMFKSKKTGETVHD, via the coding sequence ATGCCTAATGCTGCCGGTCGTTTCGGACGTCTGGGCTGGCTCGTACTGAGCGTGCTGGTGCTGGTCATTGACCAGCTCAGCAAGGCTCACTTCGAGGGCTCGTTGTCGATGTATCAGCAGATCGTGGTCATTCCTGACTACTTCAGCTGGACCTTGGCTTACAACACCGGTGCTGCCTTCAGCTTCCTGGCTGACAGCTCCGGCTGGCAGCGTTGGCTGTTTGCCCTGATTGCGGTAGTGGTCAGTGCGGTGCTGGTGGTCTGGCTCAAGCGTCTTGGCCGTAATGACACCTGGCTGGCGGTTGCGTTGGCTCTGGTGCTCGGTGGCGCGCTGGGCAATCTGTACGACCGCATTGCCTTGGGCCATGTGATCGACTTCATTCTGGTGCATTGGCAGAACCGCTGGTATTTCCCAGCGTTCAATTTTGCCGACAGCGCCATCACCGTCGGTGCAATCATGCTGGCGTTGGATATGTTCAAAAGTAAGAAAACCGGAGAAACCGTTCATGACTGA